In Hydra vulgaris chromosome 06, alternate assembly HydraT2T_AEP, a genomic segment contains:
- the LOC136082007 gene encoding THAP domain-containing protein 1-like → MVHSCCAYNCTERHKAGADISFHGFPKDLLLQNKWISAMRRENFIPTKSSKICSKHFTPDSYVVSGWSSKKQLKKEAIPSVFNFPSSLVKKIKPRKPPA, encoded by the exons ATGGTGCATTCTTGCTGTGCATATAACTGCACAGAAAGACATAAAGCCGGTGCAGATATATCATTTCATGG ATTTCCAAAAGATTTATTGTTACAAAATAAATGGATTTCTGCCAtgcgtagagaaaactttattccgacaaaaagttcaaaaatttgttcTAAGCATTTTACACCAGATTCATATGTTGTTAGTGGTTGGAGTTCAAAAAAGCAACTTAAAAAGGAAGCTATACcaagtgtttttaattttccaagTAGTTTGGTGAAGAAAATTAAACCTAGAAAACCTCCAGCTTAA